One Nostoc sp. UHCC 0302 DNA window includes the following coding sequences:
- a CDS encoding family 2B encapsulin nanocompartment shell protein → MTYSNDPNLNVEDRQPQLSLSTAAARNLATTAKSAPQTQEITSRWLLKLLPWVQTKGGAFRVNRRLSYTVGDGRVTFTNTGATVQVIPQELTELPLLRGFEDVGVLTDLANQFEQQEYAPDDVIVEIGQPADRVILIARGKVNKIGLGKYGEQIVYDVLADGDHFGDETVVRSEDTWQYTLKAITRTIVLSLPQQAFERRIAQSDALQAHVDRFRDRLNRPKNAEGEAAIELTADHPQETTLAGTFADYELRPREYELSIAQTVLRVSTRVADLYNEPYNQTEEQLRLTIESLRERQEHELLNNREFGLLHNADLKQRIYSRTGAPTPDDLDELLATVWKEPTFFLAHPRTIAAFGREANRLGVYPNSIDINGVQVTAWRGVPIFPSSKIPITNNRTSSILLLRTGLEKQGVIGLHQTGIPDEYQPSLSVRFMGIDEKAIISYLVTAYYSTAVLVPDALGILEDVEIGR, encoded by the coding sequence GTGACGTATTCTAACGACCCCAATTTGAATGTTGAAGATCGGCAGCCACAACTAAGTTTGAGTACAGCAGCGGCGCGTAATTTGGCGACAACGGCCAAATCTGCACCGCAGACGCAGGAAATTACGTCCCGATGGTTGTTGAAGCTGTTGCCGTGGGTGCAGACAAAGGGTGGCGCCTTTCGAGTCAACCGTCGGTTAAGTTATACCGTGGGTGATGGGCGGGTGACTTTCACCAACACCGGAGCGACGGTGCAGGTAATTCCCCAAGAACTTACTGAATTGCCATTGCTGCGGGGGTTTGAGGACGTTGGCGTGTTGACCGACTTGGCAAACCAGTTTGAGCAGCAGGAGTACGCCCCAGACGATGTGATTGTTGAGATTGGTCAGCCAGCTGATCGCGTGATTCTAATTGCTCGTGGGAAGGTGAACAAGATTGGTCTTGGCAAGTATGGCGAGCAGATCGTCTACGATGTACTAGCCGACGGCGACCATTTCGGCGATGAAACTGTGGTGCGATCCGAGGACACCTGGCAGTACACCCTGAAGGCGATTACCAGAACCATAGTTTTGTCGCTCCCTCAACAGGCGTTTGAGAGGCGGATCGCTCAGTCCGACGCATTGCAAGCTCATGTCGATCGGTTCCGCGATCGCCTCAACCGACCAAAGAATGCCGAGGGTGAAGCCGCCATTGAGCTAACAGCCGATCATCCCCAAGAAACGACCTTAGCGGGAACCTTCGCCGATTACGAACTTAGACCCCGTGAATATGAGTTGAGCATCGCCCAAACGGTATTGCGAGTAAGTACCCGTGTCGCCGACCTATACAATGAACCGTACAACCAGACAGAAGAACAACTGCGGCTGACTATCGAGTCATTACGGGAACGTCAAGAACACGAATTACTCAACAACCGCGAATTCGGCTTACTGCACAATGCTGATCTCAAACAGCGCATCTATAGCCGCACTGGCGCACCCACACCTGACGACCTCGACGAGTTGTTGGCTACAGTATGGAAGGAGCCAACATTCTTCCTAGCCCACCCCCGGACGATCGCTGCTTTCGGTCGGGAGGCCAACCGCCTAGGTGTCTATCCAAATAGTATAGATATAAACGGCGTTCAGGTTACAGCTTGGCGCGGCGTACCCATCTTTCCTTCCAGCAAAATCCCCATCACCAATAACCGCACCAGTTCTATCCTTTTGCTCCGTACAGGTCTGGAAAAACAAGGGGTGATCGGCTTACATCAAACCGGTATCCCCGATGAATACCAACCCAGTCTATCTGTCCGCTTTATGGGCATCGACGAAAAGGCGATCATCTCTTACCTCGTTACCGCCTACTATTCCACAGCCGTCCTCGTCCCTGATGCACTCGGCATCCTCGAAGATGTCGAAATCGGGCGCTAA
- a CDS encoding family 2 encapsulin nanocompartment cargo protein terpene cyclase: MQPFELPEFYMPWPARLNPNLETARSHSKAWAYQMGILGSEEEAESSIIWDERTFDAHDYALLCSYTHPDAPGTELDLVTDWYVWVFFFDDHFLEIYKRTQDMAGAKEYLNRLPAFMPIHPASTPLVPTNPVERGLADLWSRTAFTKSADWRLRFFESTKNLLEESLWELANINQNRIANPIEYIEMRRKVGGAPWSANLVEHAAFVEIPAEIAATRPMRVLKDTFSDGVHLRNDLFSYQREVEDEGENANCVLVFERFLNVSTQEAANLTNELLTSRLQQFDNTAITELPPLFEEHGLDPVARINVLLYIKGLQDWQSGGHEWHMRSSRYMNKGGDNSSTPTQLLGGPTGLGTSAARIGSLYAAFGLGRFKSFTHVPYKPVGAVTLPKFYMPFTTSLNPHLNTARQHSKEWARQMGMLDSLPGIPDAVIWDDHKFDVADVALCGALIHPNASSSELNITACWLVWGTYADDYFPALYGHSRNMAGAKVFNARLLAFMPLDSSPIPDPTNPVERGLADLWSRTAGPMSANARRQFRGAIADMTESWLWELANQIQNRIPDPIDYVEMRRKTFGSDLTMSLSRLAQGDEIPQDIYRTRSMRQLDNSAADFACLTNDIFSYQKEIEFEGELNNGVLVVQQFLNCDLPQAVEVVNNLMTCRALQFQHIVATELPALFDDFDLDASTRDKLYGYVEKLQQWMCGVLKWHIAVDRYKEFELRNSSAEGRLLRGPTGLGTSAARIRSLVSTSGLSSVLDQKY, translated from the coding sequence ATGCAACCCTTTGAACTGCCGGAATTTTATATGCCTTGGCCAGCACGGCTGAACCCCAATCTAGAAACGGCGCGATCGCATTCCAAAGCATGGGCTTATCAGATGGGGATACTTGGCTCAGAAGAGGAAGCGGAAAGCTCGATTATCTGGGACGAACGCACATTCGATGCCCACGATTACGCTTTGCTTTGTTCGTATACCCATCCAGATGCACCAGGGACGGAGCTTGACCTAGTGACTGACTGGTATGTTTGGGTGTTCTTCTTCGACGATCACTTCCTTGAAATCTATAAGCGCACCCAAGACATGGCTGGGGCAAAGGAGTACCTCAACCGACTGCCGGCATTCATGCCAATCCACCCCGCTAGCACTCCCCTTGTACCGACCAATCCAGTAGAGCGCGGCTTGGCTGATTTGTGGTCTCGCACTGCGTTCACCAAGTCTGCGGACTGGCGGCTTCGGTTCTTCGAGAGTACCAAGAACCTCCTGGAAGAATCTCTTTGGGAACTCGCCAATATTAACCAAAATCGGATCGCTAACCCCATTGAGTATATCGAGATGCGCCGTAAGGTTGGTGGCGCACCGTGGTCAGCCAATCTCGTCGAACATGCCGCGTTTGTTGAGATCCCAGCTGAAATCGCCGCCACTCGGCCAATGCGTGTACTCAAAGACACATTTTCTGACGGAGTACATCTTCGTAACGACTTGTTCTCCTACCAGAGAGAAGTGGAGGATGAAGGCGAGAATGCCAACTGTGTGTTGGTCTTTGAGCGATTCCTAAATGTGAGTACCCAGGAGGCAGCCAACCTCACCAACGAACTGCTGACTTCGCGGCTACAGCAGTTTGACAACACCGCCATCACCGAACTGCCCCCACTTTTTGAAGAGCATGGGCTAGACCCAGTGGCTCGCATAAACGTTCTGTTATACATCAAAGGACTTCAAGACTGGCAGTCAGGCGGTCATGAGTGGCACATGAGGTCGAGCCGCTACATGAACAAAGGAGGAGATAATTCTTCAACACCAACGCAACTTCTGGGCGGCCCCACTGGGTTGGGTACATCGGCTGCACGTATTGGATCGTTATACGCCGCCTTCGGTTTGGGAAGGTTTAAAAGTTTCACCCACGTTCCATACAAGCCTGTGGGGGCAGTGACACTGCCGAAGTTCTATATGCCGTTCACTACAAGCTTGAATCCCCATCTAAATACGGCGCGGCAGCATTCCAAGGAATGGGCGCGTCAGATGGGGATGCTAGACTCACTACCTGGCATTCCTGATGCCGTCATCTGGGATGACCACAAGTTTGATGTTGCTGACGTGGCTTTATGTGGTGCGTTGATCCATCCGAATGCGTCCAGTTCGGAGCTAAATATAACGGCGTGCTGGCTTGTCTGGGGAACCTATGCCGACGATTACTTCCCAGCGCTCTACGGACACAGCCGCAACATGGCGGGTGCGAAAGTGTTCAACGCCCGACTGTTGGCGTTCATGCCTCTTGATTCCAGCCCCATCCCAGACCCGACCAACCCAGTGGAACGCGGCTTGGCTGATCTGTGGTCTCGCACAGCTGGCCCCATGTCTGCAAACGCGCGGCGTCAGTTCCGCGGTGCGATCGCGGATATGACCGAAAGCTGGTTATGGGAACTCGCCAACCAGATCCAAAATCGGATTCCAGACCCAATAGATTATGTTGAGATGCGCCGTAAGACATTTGGTTCGGATTTGACGATGAGCCTGTCTCGACTAGCTCAGGGCGACGAGATCCCACAGGATATCTACCGCACCCGATCAATGCGCCAACTGGACAATTCAGCCGCCGACTTCGCCTGTTTAACTAACGACATCTTCTCTTACCAGAAAGAAATAGAATTCGAGGGCGAACTTAATAACGGTGTGCTGGTCGTTCAGCAATTCCTCAACTGCGATTTGCCGCAGGCTGTTGAGGTTGTCAACAATTTGATGACCTGTCGGGCGCTTCAGTTTCAACACATCGTGGCCACCGAACTGCCAGCCCTTTTCGATGATTTTGACCTGGATGCAAGTACTCGCGACAAATTGTACGGATACGTCGAAAAACTACAGCAGTGGATGTGCGGTGTCCTCAAGTGGCATATAGCGGTGGATCGCTATAAGGAATTTGAATTGCGTAATAGTTCGGCAGAAGGGCGGCTGCTGAGGGGCCCCACAGGACTAGGCACATCAGCTGCACGTATTAGATCGTTGGTCAGTACATCGGGTCTAAGTTCGGTACTCGATCAAAAGTACTGA
- the fabG gene encoding 3-oxoacyl-[acyl-carrier-protein] reductase — MEVLSENLQRLQGKVAIVTGASRGIGRAIALELATQGANVIVNYASSSAAAETLVSEITAGGGQAIALQADVSKIDQVDSLINTVIDKFKRIDILVNNAGITRDTLLLRMKPEEWQAVIDLNLTGVFLCTRGASKIMLKQRSGRIINIASVAGQMGNPGQANYSAAKAGVIGFTKSVAKELASRGITVNAVAPGFIATDMTSDLNNTEDILKYIPLNRFGQPEEVAGMVRFLAADPAAAYITGQVFNVDGGMVMA; from the coding sequence ATGGAAGTCTTGAGTGAAAATTTGCAACGCTTGCAGGGAAAAGTAGCAATTGTCACGGGTGCTTCGCGAGGAATTGGGAGAGCGATCGCACTTGAATTAGCTACACAAGGAGCCAATGTAATTGTCAATTATGCTAGTTCTAGTGCCGCAGCAGAGACGTTAGTTTCAGAAATTACAGCAGGAGGAGGTCAAGCGATCGCCTTACAAGCAGACGTTTCTAAAATCGATCAAGTAGACTCACTCATTAACACAGTCATAGACAAGTTCAAACGCATCGATATTTTGGTAAACAACGCAGGTATTACCCGCGACACACTGTTATTGCGGATGAAACCAGAAGAGTGGCAAGCTGTAATTGACCTCAATCTCACTGGCGTTTTCTTGTGTACACGTGGGGCTAGTAAAATCATGCTCAAGCAGCGTTCGGGGCGAATTATCAATATTGCCTCCGTCGCTGGGCAAATGGGCAATCCAGGTCAGGCAAACTACAGTGCCGCCAAAGCAGGTGTAATTGGTTTTACTAAATCTGTAGCAAAAGAACTTGCTTCTCGTGGAATTACCGTAAACGCCGTCGCCCCTGGTTTCATCGCCACTGACATGACAAGCGACCTCAACAACACCGAAGATATTTTGAAATACATCCCTTTAAATCGCTTTGGTCAGCCAGAAGAAGTCGCTGGTATGGTAAGATTTCTTGCCGCAGATCCTGCCGCCGCCTACATCACCGGACAGGTCTTTAATGTTGATGGCGGTATGGTAATGGCCTAA
- the trxA gene encoding thioredoxin, whose translation MATKKQFDSFEEMLSASDVPVLVDFYADWCGPCQMMVPILEQVNAQLKDRLRIVKIDTEKYGTLATQYQINALPTLMLFKQGKPVDKIEGVRQAAQLVEYLQTKI comes from the coding sequence ATGGCAACTAAAAAGCAATTTGACAGCTTTGAAGAGATGCTATCTGCTTCTGATGTACCTGTATTAGTAGATTTTTACGCTGACTGGTGTGGCCCTTGTCAAATGATGGTGCCAATTTTAGAGCAAGTCAATGCCCAACTTAAAGATCGTCTCCGTATAGTTAAAATTGATACTGAAAAGTACGGGACATTGGCAACTCAATATCAAATTAATGCCTTGCCAACGTTGATGCTGTTTAAGCAGGGTAAACCTGTGGATAAAATTGAGGGTGTGAGGCAAGCAGCGCAGTTGGTGGAATATCTACAAACGAAAATTTAA
- the prmA gene encoding 50S ribosomal protein L11 methyltransferase translates to MTNTWWELKILCEPDLEDSIFWRLENFGCRGTASESKGNSAQVKAYLPQFQAQLLDLAALSLWLRQDALCVGLSAPTLHWDLIDEEDWATSWKQYWHPQEIGDRFLINPAWLPLPEASDRLVIRLDPGVAFGTGTHATTQLCLESLEMRLNGLPPLFGDKSEKQERLVIADIGCGSGILSIGAVLLGAEKVYAVDNDPLAVQSTISNRTLNDISAERLEPALGSVDVLTKLLENPVDGIVCNILAHVIIELIPEITAIAKPTTWAIFSGILLDQSKAVADALEKHDWVVATLWKRKEWCCLNVRRS, encoded by the coding sequence ATGACAAACACTTGGTGGGAACTCAAGATTTTATGTGAGCCAGACCTAGAAGATTCTATCTTTTGGCGACTGGAAAATTTTGGCTGTCGTGGCACAGCTAGCGAAAGCAAAGGAAATTCTGCTCAGGTGAAGGCTTACCTGCCACAATTTCAAGCGCAGTTATTAGATTTAGCAGCGCTATCTCTGTGGTTGCGACAAGATGCTCTGTGTGTAGGACTCTCAGCCCCTACACTGCACTGGGATTTGATTGATGAAGAAGATTGGGCGACTAGCTGGAAGCAATATTGGCATCCCCAGGAAATAGGCGATCGCTTTTTGATCAACCCCGCGTGGTTACCGTTACCAGAAGCATCAGATCGGTTAGTCATCCGTCTCGACCCTGGTGTAGCTTTTGGTACTGGAACTCATGCCACCACTCAGCTATGTTTAGAATCCTTGGAAATGCGCTTGAATGGACTACCCCCACTTTTTGGGGATAAGAGCGAGAAACAAGAACGTCTAGTAATCGCGGATATTGGCTGTGGCTCTGGTATTCTTTCGATTGGTGCGGTGCTACTAGGAGCCGAGAAAGTCTATGCAGTGGATAATGATCCTTTGGCAGTGCAATCAACTATCAGCAATCGCACACTCAACGACATTAGCGCCGAACGTTTAGAACCAGCCCTGGGAAGTGTAGATGTTTTGACAAAACTTCTTGAGAACCCAGTAGACGGCATCGTTTGCAATATTTTAGCTCATGTGATTATTGAATTGATTCCAGAAATCACTGCGATCGCCAAACCAACTACTTGGGCTATATTTAGCGGAATTTTACTTGATCAATCCAAAGCTGTGGCTGATGCTTTAGAAAAACATGATTGGGTCGTTGCTACTCTGTGGAAAAGAAAAGAATGGTGTTGTTTAAATGTCAGGCGTTCTTGA
- the serA gene encoding phosphoglycerate dehydrogenase — MSKVLVSDSIDQAGIDILSQVATVDVKIGLKPDQLVAIIGDYDALMIRSGTRVTQEIIDAGTQLKIIGRAGVGVDNVDVPAATRRGIVVVNSPEGNTIAAAEHALAMILALSRHIPDANASVKRGAWDRNSFIGAEVYKKTLGIVGLGKIGSHVAAVAKAMGMKLLAYDPFISTERAEQIGCQLVELDLLFQQADYITLHIPKTPETTHLINAVTLGKMKPNARIVNCARGGIIEEKALAEALKAGKIAGAALDVFESEPLGESELRSLGKEVILTPHLGASTTEAQVNVAIDVAEQIRDVLLGLPARSAVNIPGLGPDVLEELKPYMQLAETLGNLVGQLAGGRVETLNVRMQGELATNKSQPLVVASLKGLLYQALRERVNYVNASIEAKERGIRVIETRDASVRDYAGSLHLEATGTLGTHSVTGALLGEREIHLTDVDGFPINVPPSKYMLFTLHRDMPGIIGKLGSLLGSFNVNIASMQVGRKIVRGDAVMALSIDDPLPDGILAEIIKVPGIRDAYTVTL, encoded by the coding sequence ATGTCTAAGGTTCTTGTCTCCGATTCTATTGACCAAGCTGGAATTGACATTCTTTCTCAAGTCGCCACTGTAGATGTCAAAATAGGTCTAAAACCAGACCAACTGGTGGCAATTATTGGTGATTACGACGCGTTGATGATTCGTTCAGGAACGCGCGTCACCCAAGAAATTATTGATGCTGGTACGCAGCTAAAAATTATTGGGCGTGCTGGTGTGGGTGTTGATAATGTGGATGTTCCCGCAGCTACACGCCGAGGAATTGTAGTAGTAAATTCTCCAGAAGGAAACACGATCGCCGCCGCCGAACACGCGCTGGCAATGATTTTGGCTTTGTCTCGTCACATCCCCGATGCTAACGCTTCGGTAAAACGTGGTGCATGGGATCGCAATAGCTTTATCGGCGCGGAAGTTTACAAAAAAACTCTCGGTATTGTCGGCTTGGGTAAAATTGGTTCTCATGTTGCCGCTGTAGCTAAGGCAATGGGAATGAAACTGCTAGCTTATGATCCTTTTATCTCCACAGAGCGAGCCGAGCAAATTGGCTGTCAGTTGGTAGAACTAGATTTGCTATTCCAGCAAGCAGATTATATTACACTACACATACCCAAAACCCCCGAAACCACACACTTAATCAACGCCGTCACTCTGGGGAAGATGAAACCCAATGCTCGGATTGTGAACTGCGCTCGTGGTGGGATAATTGAGGAAAAAGCTTTAGCAGAAGCTCTCAAAGCAGGTAAAATTGCAGGTGCAGCTTTGGATGTGTTCGAGTCAGAACCGCTGGGTGAGTCTGAGTTGCGATCGCTAGGCAAAGAAGTTATCCTCACGCCCCATTTGGGAGCCTCCACCACAGAAGCCCAAGTAAACGTAGCAATTGACGTTGCTGAACAAATCCGTGATGTCCTTTTAGGACTCCCAGCGCGTTCAGCAGTGAATATTCCCGGACTCGGTCCCGATGTCTTGGAAGAACTCAAACCCTATATGCAGCTAGCAGAAACTCTCGGTAATCTCGTCGGACAACTAGCTGGCGGACGGGTGGAAACGCTGAATGTCCGAATGCAAGGCGAACTCGCAACTAACAAAAGTCAGCCTTTGGTTGTAGCATCCCTCAAAGGACTACTTTACCAAGCTCTCCGGGAACGGGTAAATTACGTTAATGCCAGCATAGAAGCTAAAGAAAGGGGAATTCGCGTAATTGAAACCCGCGATGCCTCAGTTAGAGACTATGCAGGCTCGCTGCATCTAGAAGCCACAGGTACATTAGGTACACATTCTGTCACAGGTGCTTTGTTGGGTGAACGAGAAATCCATCTCACCGACGTTGATGGTTTCCCAATTAACGTTCCTCCCAGCAAATATATGCTGTTTACCCTACACCGCGATATGCCAGGCATTATCGGCAAACTCGGTTCGCTACTCGGCAGTTTTAATGTCAATATAGCCAGTATGCAGGTAGGGCGCAAAATCGTCCGTGGTGACGCGGTGATGGCTCTTAGCATTGATGATCCCTTACCCGATGGCATTTTGGCTGAGATTATCAAAGTACCGGGAATCCGGGATGCGTACACAGTAACTCTATGA
- a CDS encoding Uma2 family endonuclease, whose product MLEYNLPKYLPSAEELPDSDETPVDNELQELIPGLLKTILLILWAERMDWFFGVDMGIYYDPDKPPIVPDGFLSLGVERFYDEELRPSYVLWEENILPILVLEVVSQNYRKEYSTKLEEYASLGVLYYVIYSSRRRRKPRLEVHKLVNGRYQLQEGNPVWLPEIGLGIGCERGNYSGVTREWMYWYDEQGQRYLTPAEQIKQETQRAQLAEQRAQQLAERLRALGIDPDNLG is encoded by the coding sequence ATGTTAGAGTACAACTTACCAAAGTACTTGCCCTCAGCCGAAGAACTGCCCGACTCAGATGAAACGCCTGTGGATAACGAACTGCAAGAATTAATACCAGGTTTGCTGAAGACGATACTGCTGATACTTTGGGCAGAACGTATGGACTGGTTCTTTGGGGTAGATATGGGGATTTATTATGATCCCGACAAACCGCCGATAGTACCAGATGGGTTTTTGAGCTTAGGGGTAGAGCGATTTTATGATGAGGAACTGCGCCCAAGTTATGTACTGTGGGAAGAAAACATTTTACCAATTTTGGTATTAGAAGTAGTTTCGCAAAATTATCGCAAGGAATACAGTACTAAGTTAGAAGAATATGCGAGCTTGGGTGTACTTTACTATGTAATTTATTCTTCGCGTCGTCGTCGCAAACCGCGTTTAGAAGTACATAAGTTAGTTAATGGTAGGTATCAATTGCAAGAGGGAAACCCCGTTTGGTTGCCAGAAATTGGTTTAGGAATTGGTTGCGAAAGAGGTAACTATTCTGGGGTAACGCGGGAATGGATGTATTGGTACGATGAGCAAGGACAACGCTATCTCACGCCAGCAGAACAAATTAAACAAGAAACACAACGGGCGCAACTTGCAGAACAACGCGCTCAACAATTGGCAGAACGATTAAGAGCGCTGGGCATAGATCCTGATAATCTGGGCTAG